From Acidimicrobiales bacterium, one genomic window encodes:
- a CDS encoding NAD(P)/FAD-dependent oxidoreductase, producing the protein MTSHDVVVVGAGLAGLAAAIRLRDRGHEPLVLERSDGPGGRVRTDDVDGFRLDRGFQIFLKAYPTAHDMLDYDALDLRAFDAGSLVRIGDRFHRVADPFRNPGDAFGTMRAPIGNLKDKLAILKFRNKVLKPEIEELFTAKETTALERLREAGFSERMIDRFLRPLFSGIALDPELGFSSRSLEFIFRMLSDDDATVPAGGMGQISLQLASRLPAGTIRYGTEVTEVGEHHVVVDGSRVESQAVVVATDAVDAARLTAGEVGDPGTNPVTTWWFAADETPVQRPVIVLNGNGTGAVNNLAVLSQVSPEYSPDDRALIAVSTPHLGVEESAVRSTLAEWYGGVVEDWQTLRVDEIERAQPRQNVGEDPDQSVRLPSGMFVAGDHRQHASINGALTSGWRAADAVTARLCRDC; encoded by the coding sequence ATGACCTCTCATGATGTCGTCGTCGTCGGCGCAGGCCTCGCCGGCCTCGCTGCGGCCATCCGACTCCGCGACCGGGGTCACGAGCCGCTCGTGCTCGAGCGCTCCGACGGGCCCGGCGGCCGCGTCCGCACCGACGACGTCGACGGCTTCCGGCTCGACCGCGGCTTTCAGATCTTCCTGAAGGCCTACCCCACCGCGCACGACATGCTCGATTACGACGCGCTCGACCTGCGCGCGTTCGATGCCGGGTCGCTCGTGCGCATCGGCGACCGGTTCCATCGCGTCGCCGACCCGTTCAGGAATCCCGGCGACGCCTTCGGCACGATGCGAGCGCCCATCGGCAACCTCAAGGACAAGCTGGCGATCCTCAAGTTCCGCAACAAGGTCCTGAAGCCCGAGATCGAAGAACTCTTCACGGCCAAGGAGACCACCGCGCTGGAACGACTCCGGGAGGCCGGCTTCTCCGAGCGCATGATCGACCGGTTCCTGCGTCCGCTGTTCAGCGGCATCGCCCTCGATCCCGAGCTCGGGTTCTCGAGCCGTTCGCTCGAGTTCATCTTCCGCATGTTGTCCGACGACGACGCCACCGTACCGGCGGGCGGCATGGGGCAGATCTCGCTCCAGCTCGCCTCTCGGCTCCCGGCCGGGACCATCCGCTACGGCACCGAGGTGACCGAGGTCGGCGAACACCATGTCGTCGTCGACGGCAGCAGGGTCGAATCCCAGGCCGTGGTGGTGGCCACCGACGCAGTCGATGCGGCCCGACTCACCGCGGGCGAGGTCGGCGACCCCGGCACCAACCCGGTCACGACATGGTGGTTCGCCGCCGACGAGACGCCGGTGCAACGGCCGGTGATCGTCCTCAACGGCAACGGGACCGGCGCCGTCAACAACCTCGCCGTGCTCTCGCAGGTCTCCCCCGAATACAGCCCCGACGACCGGGCACTGATCGCGGTCTCGACGCCCCATCTCGGGGTCGAGGAGTCCGCGGTGCGGTCGACCCTCGCCGAGTGGTACGGCGGGGTCGTCGAAGACTGGCAGACACTGCGGGTCGACGAGATCGAGCGGGCGCAACCCCGCCAGAACGTGGGCGAGGATCCCGACCAGTCGGTGCGGCTCCCGTCGGGCATGTTCGTGGCCGGCGATCACCGTCAGCACGCCTCGATCAACGGTGCCCTCACCTCCGGGTGGCGGGCCGCCGATGCCGTCACCGCCCGGCTCTGTCGCGACTGCTGA